The genomic region tcacgagcaaatTCCCAGTGGGtcgcccatcatgggattgctctaacccccttctcgcttaacttcggagttccgatagaacccgaagccagtgagctcccaaaaggcctcgtgctaggtagggatgagaatatacatttaaggatcattcccctgggcgatgtgggatgtcacattaggGATATGAAAAAACTGCGTAATACCAAAAGCATAAACCACACTAATACAATCAATAACTAAACTAACAATATATTCAACAATTTGTCAAAAACACCATCAAATTAAACACCCTTAAACCATAAAAACCAAAGGAACAAACCATATAATTAATGAGTGGTGAGTGCAGACTTTCTGGCATTTAGGGCACCAATTATCCTAACAGAGAACGCGTTTTGGTCCTCCTTTGCCATTTCCTCCTCATCCCCTGAATCCTCATCACATGCACGTTCCAATGCCGTCTCGAGAAGCGCCTTAGCAAACACTGGGGaggaaaaactaattaatttttttaaaacaaatattagtGCAATACAGAAATACATCATCTATAATAAGCAAACACGCGAATGCCTGAAAACACTATAAGTCTAATACTTTTTCCCTTGAGAAAATGTTGTAGTAAAGCATAATCGTTTTCCAAAGTTCAACAACGCAATACCCAAGCATATAAGATTTAAGATATTCAGATCCATATTAAAGATGAATTGACCCATTAAATGAAAACCAATTTTCACACATTTGTATACTGACCAATAAAACAATACATCCTACACTATCCATGCAACCGAGGCAATGACTCTGACTGCTAAGGCATTTGAGAACTTCCGTTCAACCAGAATCCCGTCGCTTCTTCTGTTTCGGGTTCTTCAAATTCCTCTCTTTTGGAGACACTTTCCCCATCTATAAATCTTCAATCTCTCAATTCAATCAGAAAAGCCTAAGCAAACATAAGCTATTGACCCATACTACCTTTAATCGCTTTCGACATTAAGAATTATGggcacattatttttttttctttttgttgtcgGATATGGGTTTTAATATGATTAACAATCTTAATTTTCCAGTTTATGTCTCACCATTAGAACTATTTCCAGTTTATGTCTAACAATCTTAATTTTCCTAGTATCTTACATGCGTTGGTCCTTTCCCAAGTACGAAGGCAATTAACGAAATGGTTAAGATGCATATCTATGGTATATAAAGTACAATTGGTAAAGCTACACAGCGTTAAATTTGGAATAATCTGGGGCTGGCTGGGACAACTCATGTTtagttcaaaattcaaaaagtagCGTTCCAATGATTTTTTCAACAGAAATATTCCTTGCAGAAGGTGCTATCCAAGTCAAAGAGTCCTCCAAATCACAAGTATCTGAATCCGTTTCAAGATAATTTGACATCTTGAGCACAAGACTGTTGTTGAGACCAGGCAATATTGCTGAAGAGCAGGTATTTCTGAATTCTGTTGGAAAGATGACGTTCTTCAAATCAGCAACAATGAGGTCCAGATTCTTGGAGCGACCAAATTCTTTAAGAAAACCTGCGAGTAGGGGTAAATGTTTCCATGGCCCGATGAAGGCAGTCAGAAATTGTATGTCCCAGAAGTCCAACAGTAAGATGGTGGCCTCCCATAAATTTGGGGCTTTCAAAGAAATCTTGGCGGTTAAGTAACCAATGAAATATAAAGAATTCAGATTAGGAGTATTGATGGTGGCCTCCAAACTACGATGAGATTCAATTAAGCGTAAGTTTTTCAGGTGATGAGCATGAATGTTGATATGTTTCAAGTTATGGGAATTGGTCAACATTATCCTCTCAACGGGAAGAAACTTTGATGAAACAAACGTAAAAGATTCAAGATCTACCGTGTGGTCAACTTGAATATCTTGAGCCTTGCAATACTTGACTTCCAAGAACTTGAGACTGTAACTTGAAATATAAAACATGGAGAGTGCGTCTTCTTGATCATCTTCAAAAGAACATGAAGTTAATGACAAGTATTCAATACAAGGGCACTCACAAATTAAGGAACGGAGGGCGTGCCTATCAAAGCGAACATTGTTGAGGGACATTGTTTTCAAGGAGGGAAGAAGCCGTCTTATATGATCTATAGGACGTCCACTGTTGGCATTGCGTATGTCCCTTATTCTCACATACGCCAAATTGAGAGTAGTTATAGATGTTGCATCAAGAAAGGTGGTTCTAGATAAGCAGTAGTAGTTTTCATTCTCATGCCAATCCTTCTGAAATAATCTATCAAGCCGGAGGCTTATATCTAACTCTTTGACGTTTCTATCTAACGAACAAGTTAATAACTTATCAACGATGCTAGGGTCCTCTCTAAACAAGTAACCCTTCATATGAAGCCTCAGTTTAAGTAACTTCAGCTTCTTTTGCTTATCATTCCCACAAGATCTCAAATATCTTATCAAGATGTTGATGAACTTCCTATGTTTATCACCTTGGTTGTCTCGACAATCAATGCTTTCCTCATAGTCACCCTCGTCGAAATCCAAGACGGAGCTCGAACACCACACACCTTCCCATTGCTTGGAAAGAAAACTCATACGGACGGCAGCTTTGGTGGGAAGAATTTGGATGATATTGTGCTTAACGAGGTCAGGCAAGTGAAGGCATCCCATGACGTCCGCTTCGGCTACGTTTGATGTTCTTTTGTATTTGGGTCGGGGGTTTGTGGATGGAAGACTAAGCCTATttataaatgttaattaatatCCTTGAAGGATACCAAACCGCAACTAGTACGAAATCATACTGGTTAGGAAACCATTGTCGTATACAATTTGGCAAAACCGGCATTCTTTTTTATCATAATTTCGTAATATTAAGGTTTCCTAACAATATGAAACTAGCTAATTAATTTTGGAATAGGGTGCAATTGCGGCTTCAATATATAATATAGTTTCTGTTAAGATATTCTATATATTAAGAATTTTTGCAGTATATGAAACTAGCCAATATATTCTATTATattaaaccctcaaccctcaaccgtCAACCATAGAccccctcaaccctaaaccctttgtCACGCTGCTTCTGTTAATCATTTATCATTCCTTATTCCTCTCATACGCAGACACTGTTCTAAAATTGAAGGGGGAACGGCACTGTGCAATTTGGGTAGATTTCACTTTATTTACGAAATTACCACTAAAGCTTCCAGTCAacgattttaatttatttacgaAATTACCACTGAAGCTCCTGGctttagaaattttttattgtgtaaAATGACCAG from Pyrus communis chromosome 9, drPyrComm1.1, whole genome shotgun sequence harbors:
- the LOC137744620 gene encoding F-box protein At4g09920-like, with product MGCLHLPDLVKHNIIQILPTKAAVRMSFLSKQWEGVWCSSSVLDFDEGDYEESIDCRDNQGDKHRKFINILIRYLRSCGNDKQKKLKLLKLRLHMKGYLFREDPSIVDKLLTCSLDRNVKELDISLRLDRLFQKDWHENENYYCLSRTTFLDATSITTLNLAYVRIRDIRNANSGRPIDHIRRLLPSLKTMSLNNVRFDRHALRSLICECPCIEYLSLTSCSFEDDQEDALSMFYISSYSLKFLEVKYCKAQDIQVDHTVDLESFTFVSSKFLPVERIMLTNSHNLKHINIHAHHLKNLRLIESHRSLEATINTPNLNSLYFIGYLTAKISLKAPNLWEATILLLDFWDIQFLTAFIGPWKHLPLLAGFLKEFGRSKNLDLIVADLKNVIFPTEFRNTCSSAILPGLNNSLVLKMSNYLETDSDTCDLEDSLTWIAPSARNISVEKIIGTLLFEF